A portion of the Blautia hansenii DSM 20583 genome contains these proteins:
- the acpP gene encoding acyl carrier protein — protein MLEKMREIIAEQLNCEAESIQLETSFKEDLGADSLDLFELVMALEDEYSVDIPSEELQELTTVGAVIDYLKTKGVEE, from the coding sequence ATGTTAGAAAAAATGAGAGAAATTATTGCAGAGCAGTTAAATTGTGAGGCAGAAAGCATTCAGCTCGAAACTTCTTTTAAGGAAGATTTAGGTGCAGACTCTCTGGATTTATTTGAACTGGTTATGGCTTTGGAGGATGAATATTCCGTAGATATCCCATCTGAGGAATTACAGGAATTGACAACAGTGGGAGCTGTTATTGACTACTTAAAAACAAAAGGTGTAGAAGAATAA
- the fabF gene encoding beta-ketoacyl-ACP synthase II, whose product MRRVVVTGMGAVTPLGLNVEEFWTGLKEGKTAFGEITKFDTTEYKVHLAAEVKGFQGKDYMDFKAAKRMELFCQYAVAAAKEAMEQAGICMENEDPYRVGCSIGSGIGSLQTIEREHKKLLEKGPARVNPLMVPLMISNMAAGNVSIQFGLKGKSINVVTACASGTHCIGEAFRTIQVGDADIMAAGGTEASITPVGIAGFSALTALSTSENPKRCSIPFDKERDGFVMGEGAGVVILEELEHAKKRGAKILAEVVGYGATSDAYHITSPAEDGQGAARCMENAIREAGVELEKIEYINAHGTSTHHNDLFETRAIKSLFKDHAKELKINSTKSMIGHLLGAAGAVEFIACVKELEEGYLHKTAGYKVPDEECDLDYITENGIEKRIEYALSNSLGFGGHNASLLIKRFE is encoded by the coding sequence ATGAGACGAGTAGTAGTGACAGGAATGGGTGCGGTAACACCCTTGGGATTGAATGTGGAGGAATTTTGGACAGGCTTAAAAGAAGGAAAAACAGCTTTTGGAGAAATTACAAAATTTGATACCACAGAATACAAAGTGCATCTGGCAGCAGAGGTAAAGGGCTTTCAGGGAAAGGATTACATGGATTTTAAAGCTGCCAAACGTATGGAACTGTTTTGCCAGTACGCAGTTGCGGCAGCAAAAGAGGCAATGGAACAGGCGGGCATTTGTATGGAAAATGAAGATCCTTATCGGGTGGGATGTTCCATCGGTTCGGGAATAGGAAGCCTTCAGACCATTGAAAGAGAGCATAAAAAATTGCTGGAAAAAGGGCCGGCAAGAGTCAATCCTTTAATGGTTCCTCTGATGATTTCTAATATGGCGGCAGGAAATGTTTCCATACAGTTTGGGCTGAAAGGAAAGAGCATTAACGTAGTAACTGCCTGTGCATCCGGCACTCATTGTATCGGTGAAGCTTTCCGAACTATTCAGGTAGGAGATGCAGATATCATGGCGGCAGGAGGTACAGAAGCCAGCATTACACCGGTGGGAATTGCAGGATTTTCTGCTCTTACCGCCCTTTCTACTTCAGAAAATCCGAAAAGATGTTCCATTCCTTTTGACAAAGAAAGAGACGGATTTGTCATGGGAGAAGGCGCAGGCGTAGTTATTTTGGAAGAGCTGGAGCATGCAAAAAAAAGAGGGGCAAAAATTCTGGCAGAGGTTGTGGGATACGGTGCAACCAGTGACGCTTATCACATTACTTCCCCTGCGGAGGACGGACAGGGAGCAGCCAGATGTATGGAAAATGCCATAAGAGAAGCAGGCGTGGAGCTTGAGAAAATCGAATATATCAATGCTCATGGCACAAGCACCCACCACAATGATTTATTTGAAACAAGAGCAATCAAAAGCCTGTTCAAGGACCATGCCAAAGAATTGAAAATCAATTCTACAAAGTCCATGATCGGTCACCTTCTGGGGGCAGCAGGAGCAGTGGAATTTATTGCCTGCGTAAAGGAATTAGAGGAAGGTTATCTTCATAAAACAGCAGGATATAAGGTACCGGATGAGGAATGTGATTTAGACTATATTACAGAAAACGGAATAGAAAAGAGAATAGAATATGCCTTGAGCAATTCTCTTGGATTTGGCGGACATAATGCCAGCCTGCTCATAAAACGTTTTGAATAA
- the accB gene encoding acetyl-CoA carboxylase biotin carboxyl carrier protein, with product MEFDKIVKLIHAVGESGLSEFSFEEGALKISMRGGEKQGKTVEFLPKAVEIKEEIKEKTAVITGKTVKSPLVGTFYAAPSPEAETFVKKGDTVKKGQVLGIVEAMKLMNEIESEYDGVVEDILIGNEDTVEYGQPLFVIA from the coding sequence ATGGAATTTGATAAAATTGTAAAGCTTATTCATGCAGTAGGAGAGTCGGGATTGTCAGAATTTTCCTTTGAAGAAGGTGCGTTAAAGATTTCCATGCGAGGAGGAGAAAAACAGGGGAAAACAGTGGAATTTCTACCAAAAGCAGTGGAAATAAAAGAAGAAATCAAGGAAAAAACGGCAGTGATAACAGGAAAAACCGTGAAGTCTCCGCTGGTCGGAACCTTCTATGCAGCTCCTTCACCGGAGGCAGAAACCTTTGTAAAAAAAGGCGATACCGTAAAGAAGGGACAGGTGCTTGGAATTGTAGAAGCCATGAAGCTTATGAATGAAATCGAGTCTGAATATGATGGCGTGGTAGAGGATATTCTCATTGGAAATGAGGATACGGTAGAGTATGGACAGCCATTATTTGTGATTGCGTAG
- the fabD gene encoding ACP S-malonyltransferase: protein MGKLAFIFPGQGAQYVGMGKDFYEEFPICRQTIEKAAEISKLDLEKICFEENEKISITEYTQIAMTAVEAAILKALEEKGFYSDMTAGLSLGEYGALLASGAMPLEDIFYTVRKRGIYMQEAVPKGGAMAAVLGMEAELIEMICEETQGIVSVANYNCPGQIVITGEEAAVAKASEKLKEAGAKRILPLQVSGPFHCEMLTGAGEKLSKVLEEIPLREIKIPYVSNVTAQMVTEKEEIKKLLVKQVSSPVRWQQCVETMIENGADTFVEIGPGRTLSGFMRKINRNVTVMNIQTVEDFWKVTEKLEERRENSVGK from the coding sequence ATGGGAAAGCTGGCATTTATCTTTCCGGGGCAAGGAGCGCAATATGTGGGAATGGGAAAAGATTTTTATGAAGAATTTCCGATTTGCAGGCAGACCATAGAAAAAGCAGCAGAAATTTCCAAGCTGGATTTAGAGAAAATTTGTTTTGAAGAAAATGAGAAAATTTCAATTACAGAATATACACAGATTGCCATGACAGCCGTGGAAGCGGCAATTTTAAAGGCACTGGAGGAAAAAGGATTTTATTCGGATATGACAGCGGGATTAAGCCTCGGAGAATACGGAGCTTTGCTGGCATCAGGTGCAATGCCTTTAGAAGACATCTTTTATACGGTAAGAAAACGAGGCATTTATATGCAGGAGGCAGTTCCAAAAGGCGGCGCTATGGCAGCGGTTTTGGGAATGGAAGCGGAATTGATTGAAATGATTTGTGAAGAAACGCAGGGAATAGTCAGTGTGGCAAATTATAACTGTCCGGGACAGATTGTGATTACAGGGGAAGAAGCGGCTGTGGCAAAGGCATCTGAAAAGTTAAAGGAAGCAGGAGCAAAGAGAATTTTGCCATTACAGGTTTCCGGTCCTTTCCATTGTGAAATGCTTACAGGCGCAGGAGAAAAGCTTTCCAAGGTATTAGAAGAAATTCCTTTGAGAGAGATAAAAATTCCCTATGTTTCCAATGTGACAGCGCAGATGGTTACAGAAAAAGAAGAAATCAAGAAGCTTTTGGTAAAGCAGGTATCTTCTCCTGTACGCTGGCAGCAGTGCGTGGAAACTATGATAGAAAACGGTGCAGATACATTTGTGGAAATCGGACCGGGCAGAACGTTAAGCGGATTTATGAGGAAAATCAATCGAAATGTAACGGTAATGAACATTCAGACAGTAGAAGATTTTTGGAAAGTTACAGAAAAGCTGGAAGAAAGAAGGGAAAACAGTGTTGGAAAATAA
- the fabG gene encoding 3-oxoacyl-[acyl-carrier-protein] reductase, with amino-acid sequence MLENKVALVTGAGRGIGRQIALTLAKEGATVVVNYNGSRERAEGVVAEIENAGGKAEAYGCDVSDFEACQEMINNVINKYGHLDILVNNAGITRDGLIMKMKEEDFDAVLNTNLKGTFHTIRHSARQMLKQKSGKIINISSVSGVMGNAGQANYAASKAGVIGLTKTMARELASRGITVNAVAPGFIETEMTEVLSDSVKEHACEQIPLGRFGKAEDVAELVAFLASEKGNYITGQVLCVDGGMSI; translated from the coding sequence GTGTTGGAAAATAAAGTTGCATTGGTAACAGGAGCAGGCAGAGGCATTGGAAGACAGATTGCCCTGACATTGGCAAAGGAAGGGGCAACAGTTGTTGTAAATTATAACGGCTCAAGAGAAAGAGCAGAAGGCGTGGTTGCAGAAATTGAAAATGCAGGAGGAAAAGCAGAGGCTTACGGCTGTGATGTAAGCGATTTTGAAGCCTGTCAGGAAATGATAAACAACGTAATAAATAAATACGGACATCTGGATATTCTGGTAAATAATGCAGGAATTACAAGAGACGGTTTGATTATGAAAATGAAGGAAGAGGATTTTGACGCTGTTTTAAATACCAATTTAAAAGGAACCTTCCATACCATTCGCCATAGTGCCAGACAGATGCTGAAGCAAAAAAGCGGAAAAATCATCAATATTTCTTCTGTTTCAGGTGTTATGGGAAATGCGGGACAGGCAAATTATGCCGCCAGCAAAGCAGGAGTAATCGGCCTTACCAAGACTATGGCAAGAGAACTGGCAAGCAGAGGAATTACCGTAAATGCTGTGGCGCCGGGCTTTATTGAGACGGAGATGACAGAGGTGCTTTCAGACAGTGTTAAGGAACATGCCTGCGAACAAATTCCTCTGGGGAGATTTGGAAAGGCAGAGGATGTGGCAGAACTTGTGGCATTTCTGGCTTCAGAAAAGGGAAATTATATTACCGGTCAGGTGCTTTGTGTAGACGGCGGTATGAGCATATAG